aagaataattgttGCATCCTCCGGGCCTATTATACCatttaaatagatttaatttcatatttttaaaaaggatAACCATTGGTTCTTGCCTGAGGCTATATGTACTTCCTTTGGATATTAGTAGATCAATGTTAAGCTTTCAAAATTCgtaataatatgatattaaatctttattatctttttctttattcttaaaaGTGAAATTCTTTATCTACAAATTGTGAGCTTATTCTACTTTTATTCTTGAgctcaaaatttttttatatcactAAAATATCTTTGTACAAGATTCATTAATTGGATTGTTTGAATAAACTTTATAATGCTTTTTAAACACTAAGTATTGTTTCAATTGTAAATATAATTGTCTGAGTAATAACCATATGGAAACACTTGAAATCAAATTAGGTGTTAATTATTAAAGCACttgtaaaaaatttgaatataaatttaaaaatatttcggtttgattttatactaATCAAAATAATCACTGTTAATATTCGAAATTTCAATTGAAGTTAGAGCCATAAATATAGGATTTGGAATTAGCTGaatcattataaattttatgtctGAATATCCCTTTCTTACCCTTGACATTTGCTTTATGCTTACTATTTGTTGCCATGTATTCTTGTCTTTTATATcaagaattatttaattgttactgctaatattatttttgaaatttaaaatcttacaaATAAagtcttttaaattaaattaaattttataataaccAATTCAAGGGTCACAGAGTGCGGGTGATCGGCCCGTCTCTAAGCTCAACAGGTAAAATTGTTGTAAAATGATCTCAAGGGAAGCCCATGCCCATCAGAGAGTGAAGGCTCTCCGGTGCGCAGTGCATAGTTTTTCGGTTTGATCGAGGAGAGCGGGACCGTATACTGAGACAATATGACCATAACATAGCACCCTGCACCTCTCAATGCAGAGCTCATGATTAACCACTAATCAAAACCATTTCTGTTACCGACTTGcttctttctctttaattttCGCGGGTCTGCAATTTCTtctatagaaaagaaaaaagaacttaGTTTCAGTATTCAAATCTTTGTAAGTGATTCCATGTTGCTGCAATGCAATTGTCttcatttattagattttgcaAAAGCGTATCCTTTTCTATGTACATTGTCTGTGCAAAGTTTTGCTTTCAGATCTCAGTCTATCTTTGTTCTATGCATGTTTCTCTTATATCGAATCAGTCATTCCAAATaccattcttttttctttgttgttatattatttatttttcctctCATTTTGCTTTTTAGATGCTTCATCTTTTACtattttgtttctatttcCAAGATTGAATCCCCCTTTTTACTCATAATTCTCTAGTTTAGAATTTTGTTCGAATCTAATAAGAACACAGTTGATTTATTACTCAAAGCTCATAACCTTAGCCCGTGATTTCTATCTGAATTTAGTGCtgcatttcttttggccaatATTTGTGGGTGCATTTACTTTAGTATCAAACTATTTTGGAAGCAATTCTCAATACTTGAACTTTGTCAGTTATAATTGATCAACTACTATCTGATCTGCACCTTTTACCTTTTGTcatttatgattttcttttttcttttgggacTGCTAATGGATTCACTTGGCTTATCTGGTTGTCTGTCAAAGTTCCTTAGTTGCTAGTTTCTTGTATATAACATTTTACAAACTTTGTAATTTGCCTTCTGTCTGGATTCAGTGCTTAGACCTTGTGGGTTGTTAAAGAATGGATTCTGAATCTACTGATGCATCGTCTCGACCTCGTGCCCAAGCTTCTCACCCTGAAAATCTATCATCTCAACCCCCTGCCAAAGTTTCTAATTCTGAAAACCCATTCAAACCTTCTAATAGTGAGTCTCAGTTGCCTGCCAATGCCGAGCCTGCTGCAAACACTGCCAGTAGGGCTGATGATAAGGTGGGTGAAACACCTTCTTCAGGCATATCATCTCACAGTAGAGGTTCAAACCTGCCACAGCCAACACGACCACTAACAGACTCACAAACTGGAAGTTTTGGGTCTACATTTGCTCGTTTGACTAGTGGCCTtggattaaatttttcttcaatAGCTCCAGGACTAAACGAGAGTTCTCAAGGCAGTATATCATCTGCACAAACTGGTGTTCTCGAATCTTTAACTAAAGGATTGGTTGATTCATCTCGAAGTGCTGTGAAGGCTGTGCAGGTCAAGGCACGTCATGTAGTATCTCAAAATAAACGTAGATACCAGGTAGCTTACTCATGTTACGGTTTTtgaatttcttctttgttttactataaatttattttaattagatttcaGTTAAAAGCTGAGGAAAAGGAAGTGTTTCTGTATCCTAAGGTTTACTTTCGTAAGTTTCTGTTCTTAGCATTTCTGATTACATCTTCATCAAATTATAGGAGGGAGGATATGATTTGGATATGGCTTATATCACTGAAAATATAATTGCTATGGGATTTCCTGCGGGGGATTTAAGCTCTGGGCTATTTGGTTTCTTTGAGGTAAGGAATGTCACCACATTTCGGAATTTTAACTTATCAGCTTAACAATGTATGAACTCATAACTTGATGCAGGGATTCTATCGAAATCACATGGAAGAAGTGATCAATTTCTTTGAGACTCATCATAAGGTATTATCTAATtctatatatgtatctatatattaatagaatCAGTATTGAATTTTCAGGCTAGATAATGTGGTAACATTTCATGgaagagggaaagaaaaaatgttATCTTCTGATTTACTTAAATATTCCCAGATCCTCTGATCAATTAGTGTTGAAATAAATGTAGAAACGTGAATAATGGAAGCTTCTAAAGGATTGTATAGTTAATGATGTTGATATCTCTCAGAAATAATCTGAAAAATATTGACGGAATAGAGAACAGTGAGGTGAtgtgaaatatcaaggaatAGTTTGGGAGCTGTTAAAAACTCAAGAATGAACTAGGACTATTTCCTACATTTCTAATGTGTTGGAAGAACTATGTATTGTacgtaaaaataaaatgaaaggaCTATTGAATTATGTACCCGATAAGAAACTATACCTTCATAATGCAGGGTTTGTCCGTCAAATGAAATTTGGCAGAAGTACTTGTCACATTATTGACTTAGAAGTACATATGCTTACACTGTTTGAGATGAAGATCACTGCACAGCACCTcgatatttttgaatttactAGGGATTTAAATGTTTTTCTTgtcatctttttatttctagaaTCGGAATTCTATAGTTATGGTTTTAGTGCTGCCATGTTTCTGATTCTGAGCAGTCTGTTAATTGTAAAAGAATCACTTGGCTTCTAGAGTActctaatctttatttttggtCCAAAATCGTAATGCTGTTTGATACTTTGAAATGGGTGGAATTTtaatgggtttttttttttcatctatGCCATAGTTGTCAAAGGCGCACCTGAGGCGAGAGGCACACAAGGCGCAAGTCTTAGCGCCTCAAGCCAAGAAAGGCAGGCGACTTCACTAAGACGCGCGCCTAGATGTAAGGCGAGGCGCGCCTTTGTAGTATTTtgacttttatttgttttattttcttttaagacaTACAATGATTTCAGCCCTTCATCATAGATTTAATATAGAATATGTAGGCTTACCCACATCTAATTATctccaaaaaataattttaaaaagtggAAGAAAGACAATTAAGGCAAAAACACATTGATCAAGACAAGGAAGAGAAGAATTGCCTAGAAGGGTAGGAGTAGGACCAAGACCATAATTATAGACTTATCATAAATTAGTAATGGAAGATGCTTTAGGATTTTTACTATCCTAGGTTCTAGTTATTTATAAGACTATGTTTTACTTTATCATCTCTTTTAAACATGCCCTTTTGTTGTTTGTTAAATGCCTCTTGAACATGATTGtcatgatatttttattttttttctttggttgtgtgttatttttttattttatgtatggGTTGTATTATGGGtcctagttttattttattttatcttttgcgCCTCACTTCTGTCAGGCGCGCGCCTCGCCTTGTGCCTTGCGCCACAGGCACCAAGAGCCCTTATCGCTTTGGTGCACCTTTCGCCTTTAACAACTATGATCTATGCCCTTTGGCCATTAGTTTATTCATTAAATGATCAGAATTCCCACTTAGCTGGGCTATATCTCATATGCTCTATTTTTGCAAAACACATTTTACTTATGTGAACACATTTTATATGCAGGGAAAATACAAAGTGTACAATCTTTGTTCTGAGAGATTGTATGACGCGTCGAAGTTTGAGGGAAAGGTGTATCTTTGTCTTCATTTGCCTTGAAACTATTCTGATTACTGTTTTCTTGTCAAGATATAGCTTTAGGAGATTACCAGAGCGTGACTCGTTTTTATCATAGTGGATCTGAAAAAACTGACAAATTTTCAGAGTAGGTATAACAAGAATTATTTGCTACTAGCCACTTTCAATATTCATAGAGTCATTGCAATAGTATATGCATTGACCGAATACTGATTTTAGGTTATATGTTATACATCCACGGAGTTCTCTTTTCTACCCATGTACCTCTAGAAAAATCCCATATATTCAGAACTACTGGTATCAGCTAGCAGCCTAGTGGCTGGGTCTTGTCTCATGTGCAAGCATGAAATGTACTAATTCCTTGAAAACTAATTTGTTTCAAGCTTATATTTCAAAATCGAATTATCTAAGTAGTTTCAGGACTAAGGTTCATATCTGAAATTGAGTGTGGTCATTGCCCCTGATGGtcattcaattagctgaatAGGCTGAAATGCAGTTGAATAAAAAGAGTGAACTGATAAGCTTTTGGCATTtgtaaaattctaaatatttttacttatttcaGTTACATGTTAAGTTACAATTGACTCCATGTTCGAGTATTGAATAGATTACaaataatgatttttcttgAGAATGGCGTCTCATGATGAGATAGTGGGATATTTGTTGTGTGAATATCATAACAATAATGTATGGAGAAATGACTTGACGAGGATAATCTGAAAATTTTCGGTTTCTGATCTTACAGAGCTTTGTCCAGAATAAACATGTGATGCTAATATGTCAACCATGTATTTCTGTCTCAGTTAGGGTAACAGGACTATTAATATAAgcaaatctttttttttttttattgagaaTGGTCagtatttgttaaattttgggtgctaattgttatttttagcTTCTTCTAAGTATGGGTTtctggttttctttttcccatAGGTAGCATGCTTCCCATTTGATGACCATAATTGTCCTCCCTTGCATCTCATAACAGCATTCTGTTTAAGTTCATTCTCATGGTTGAAGGAGGACATTCAAAATGTGGTGGTAGTACATTGCAAAGCTGGTATGGGCAGGACAGGTGTAATGATATGTagccttcttctttttctgaaGGTGAGATTTAACGTTTTCTCATTAACGTTGTGGTTAGTTTGGTGAAATTTTATTCTTCTGTGGATCATGCTGGCCTTTTTTCATTGATATCTTTACATACCTTCTGTATGCAGTTCTTCCCAACTGCCGATCAAGCCATTGATTACTTCAACCAGAAAAGATGCGTGGACGGAAAGGCTCTGGTTCTCCCAAGTCAGATTGTTAGTCAATCTAATTTATGGAGTGCTTTTTATCCTTTAAGAAgtttttatgttaaatttaaGGAGTTGATCTTGCATTTactgaaatttataattatctgCTTCCACAGAGGTATGTCAAATACTTTGATCGTATCTTAACCTACTTCAATGGAGAAAATCAGCCTGGACGAAGGTATAGTTTCTAGCATCTCTGTCCAACTTAGTGGAGTAGTATTCAGCTAGTTACTGAAGTTATACACACACAGGTGCATGCTTAGAGGATTTCGGCTTCACAAATGTCCTTATTGGATAAGACCCTCTATCACCATCTCTAATCATAGTGGTATGCTGTGGCTTTCCCTGAGCAAATTTCTCTTATGTTTATATGACCAAATGACATCTTGATCTTTCAAGTTAAGCTTTGGTCTAAATGAATCTCCGCGCGCATGTTATACCAGCATCAGTGCTTAGAAAACTCAGCAACAGTTTTTAATAATGTGGgattcatttttcatttgtttgttattaatttttgtatgttacctgtaaatatataaattagaaatgTTCTCCTTTATCCGCAGGGGTTCTGTTCTCAACAAAAAATCATCCCAAAACAAAGGATTTAATGGTAGACCTTTACTCGAGTTGTTTGGTTATGGTTTAATTGATTGCcttatttattgataacttacTGTGCGCAAtcctattttaaatttctgaTCCAAGCGTGCCAAATCCACTTTTGCAGCCAGAAGATTTCTGGATTAGAGCCCCAAAGAAAGGGATCGTGGTGTTTGCTCTACCAGGGGAGCCAGGCCTGACAGAATTGGTTGGGGACTTCAAAATCCACTTTCATGATCGCCATGGAGATTTCTACTGGTTTGTAAACTCTGTATTTTAACAACCTATTTCCTCAATAAGATGTTTGTACTGAAAGAACTATTATTCTCCGGTCCAACTTCAACATACCAATTAATGaacaaaatttgaaatttcttcTTGTCATTGATATATATAGAGCCCTACAAGCTCTTcgttattcttttctttgtctaTTCTAATTCTTGAAACTGATTTTCCTTTacccttttgttttcttgggTCTTCAGTTGGTTAAATACCACGATGACAGAGAATAGAAAAATACTAGATACATCTGATCTTGATGGTTTTGACAAGGTAATGATGGTATCTTTTACATGCATCTTATTCAGCAGATACCTGAAACAGTAGGTTAGATTTCTCCATTTCAAGGTACTTTCTTTTGATGGCCTGTTGATTGTGCTTTTGCAGAGAAAACTGCCTTCGCCAGGGTTCCAAATTGAAGTTGTGATGATCGACTATGATGGTACTTCACCAGCAAGGTCAAAAGTTGATTCTTTGAACAAGGGATCTGATAGTACTAGAAATTCAGAATATGGTCCCAAGCCAAGCAGTAGAGTTACAGTTTCCAATCAAAGAAAAGTCTCCGAGAATGAAGATGATGTATTCTCGGACAGTGAGGGAGAAGAAAGTAGTGCTCCCAAAAGCAGGCAAGCTACTGCATCCGGAGTTGGATCCACTCAATCTGATCATACATCTAACATCACAGCAGAGCAAATGAGGAGCTTAACACATGGAACTGAGCAAATGTCACTTGGGAGTCGTGAATCTTCACATTTTAATGCTTCCAAGGGACCAAGTAGAGATGGAAATGAGAAACCTCCCTCAGGCCATGGAATACGGAATCTAGACTCTGTAGGGGCGAGCGATATTAAGGCAATTGCTGCTGATGCTTCAGTTTTCTCATTTGGAGACGAAGAAGATTATGAAAGTGAATGAAGAATTGGGATTTAATGCTTCAGTTTTATCACTTGCACTTAGCCCTTTGAGAGCAAATGGCACTATTTAGTTAATGGGAtgttaattgaatttattccttttatttgttattcGTTGCAGCAGAAAAGATTTATGCCATTTTCTGAACTGTTCTACCATCTGTCAATCCCTTCTGCTTCCTCCTTATATGATGAAGCTTATTTGTATTCGAACCACAAACCCTAtggaatatttgatttttctcGGACTTCGAATGGAATGTGAATAGAAATGGATCCTATCAAGACATTCTATTCCTTTTTCTGCATGCAATACAGTAATGAACTTTTCTACACTAGAATCTTATCAAgctaaatatattcatttttccTTCCAGGGCAAACCAGATGGCTAGttagcttcttctttttttctttttcttttttccagtGGAAAACGCTTTCGAGTTTTTGACAAACTAGTTATTAACCCGCATAAcatatatttctataaatttgattttaatctcaaaattatactGAACATTATGGTTATTTGAAtcttatttcataattaattaagttaagaTGAATGGTGCCTTCAAGATAATACTTAACATTTACTTCTTTTGTTATAgcattttctataattattttaaagtatattttcttatttttttgttctatCTTTTATGTaagagaatatttatttttttcctttccttgACATagaccttttttcttttgcaggtttatttgaatcaaaattcatatgaaaataagaaatgacAAAGGAAATCCGGTGTAAGACACACTGGAACTTCTTTTTGATGTAAATATTTCTCAAAGCCTTTAAAAGAAGTTTGGTAATAGAAATATTGAACcttcatttctattttatcgataggaaaaaaaaaaagatatggacccagataaatattataaatttaatgccCAAAATTAGTTCAAAATTCAACTACCAACACTTTttatcaaaaggaaaaaaattggCTTAGACTAGGAACAAATATAAGATACCAAATgttaataaacataaaaactcgaatcttaaaataaattctcaGACCTGATGAAAGAGTATAGAGCTAGAATACAATGAAATTTACAATATGCAATACACATTGAAATGAATATTCTAGGACCTagaaaaattagttataaGGAATTGTAATACGTTGGAAGAGGTGCATGATCTCCAAGCACTAGTTAAAGAAATACATGGTAACCTCCCAACTCAGCTGAATCTATGAAATGGGGATTTTGATGGACTTTCTCATTTCAAACTCTAACAACCACAAGCAAATAATAAGTGACGCAATGGAATTTGTTTGCTTGTGATTGTTAGATATCGACAATGGATTTCTCCATGGAGATTTGCATGAAGAAATCTTTATGGACTTGCCTCAAAAgcaaataatccaacaattGGAACAATTTCTCATTTGCTTGTGATTGTTAGATGTCGACAATGGATTTCTCCATAGAGATTTGCATGAAGAAATCTTTATGGACTTGCCTCAAAAGCAAATAATCCAACAACAGAAACAATTTCTCATTTGCTTGTGATTGTTGGATGTCGACAATGGATTTCTCCATGGAGATTTGCATGAAGAAGTCCTTATGGACTTGCCTCAAGAGTTTGTCCAAGAGAATCCAACTCAGGTTTGTAGACTTACAAATCCACTTCATGAACTAAAATAAACAAGCAGGCAATGGAATGCAAGATTAACCAATGCCTTACATGCTCAAGGATTCTCTCAAGCAGCAGTCGgtatttctttgtttcttaaaCATTATGACTCAGCTTTCGTTTTTGCTagtatatgttgatgatgttaTTTTATCAAGCAACAATCTTGATGATTTAAAGAAGATCAAGCATATTAAAGATCTGGGAGCTCTCAAATGTGTTCTTGGTATTGAAGTATCAGGATCTGCCTCAGGAATCTTTCTTTGTCAAACACCTTCACATTTCTCATATCCACAATGCTTTACTCTACCGTGATGATCAATCTGCTATATAAATAGCAGAAGGTCTACTTTTCCATTTTAAAAACTAAGCCCATTGAACTAAATTGTCATTTGATCAGACAAAAGTTGCAGGCAGTCATTATGAAGTAGCTGCCAGTCAGCTAGCTGATTTGCTCACCAAACTATTGTCTTTCACCGGGTTTCACTAGTCTATTTCCTTTCCCATTATAAAGATAGAACCCGTTGTAATTggattgaaatatataatgatGGGAGttaacatttttatatatattcttggACCGGGTAGAATATTATGCGACAGAGCAAACAACTGAGGTGCCGCGACTGTAGACTTACCTGCAGTTTCTTTACTCCTGCTCCTGAGTTTGTCTATCTCATAAAATCACAGTTATGCATAATTAATGAGAACGTCcactttatttaaatataacttaaaaaaacaccacaatataaaataaaaaacattaatGACAAGCATATAAATAACTCTCACACATTCTCACCTTAATTACAGAAATTAACCAACAGCTAGATCATAAGCTAGCCTGTAGCTCttagtttgttttattttgcaaGATCATAATATTATTGCCTGCATGGCCCATTATTAATATGCAGAAAAGATGAACCTTCTGTTCTGTGGACGCACTAATTAAGCCTTGACAAGGGCTTCATCAATCTCCTTAGTCATATTGACCATAAAATCTACGTAAATTTGTGGAACTGGAACACTGGAATTccgtttctcatattcaattGCCACTGTTACCAAGCTTCCTTCGTTTTTGGGCTTGGGATGCCATATCGGATTGTAGACCTTGTAATGCTCGAAGACATCACCTTCCAGACCAATAAGCTTCACTATCTTGTTCTCTTCATCAAGTTCAGCCCTTTCTTTAAGTTTTCCAGGTTTCCCTTCTGTAGTTTATCATAATATGAATCAGGACTCGTTTCACTTTTAATATATCCATAACTATTGATGCTGAcatgcatatatatacatataagaGAAATAAACTGACATGCACGTGCTGATATGTATGTAATAAGTTGGTGTTGTTGCATATATACCTACAGTGTAGTGCCAGATCCTGATGGAGCCTGGAGTCTCCCAATCACCTTCATGTACATGAACTGCTTGTATATTGGAAGGAGTATGATTGGGAACTTGGTGGGGTTGGACTTTCCAGAAGTTGAAGAATTTTTCAGCAGAAGACTTGATTTCCACCTCAACCTCTAGCTGACCTTTCATATCATCAGCCatgatttgattttctttttctcgtATATGTATACTTGTAAGCAAGTGACATAACTTGGATTGAATTGGCTCTTCTTTATATAAGACCTCATGTCCTGTATGGAGTGACTAACGTGTGAATTAAGTAGagtttgtattattttatcacTAGTTAATATATCAATGAATGTTAGTTTTGttgttgaattttataaaattaagtgaatGATTATGCTTTTTGAGATAAACAAAAGATATAGATTGCATAATTCACATGAGTTTACTTACTTTATACACgcacataaaaatattatattttacaattattataatctaacacgatcaaactcacaaatagtttgaattaaaaagatattttaaaaataatagtaaaagatttcatcaattaaatCACATATTCCTTTCCTTCTCTTATTTAAATCAAGTATTAGtcttaaattttcattattaataaattattattctctcaacaattttttttaaaaaatataatattttaatttatatatttatatatttatttattatttaatttaatcatttattttgaaaatcataataaataaaataatatagtcgaataaatgttataattttaacCACAATTAAAATACACTTAGAACTAAACAATACAGTTAAAGTAAAGAACCATCCcaaaaatcttttttctttcttttcttttatgaatttctttgtttttacataattttttgttGAAA
The sequence above is drawn from the Ricinus communis isolate WT05 ecotype wild-type chromosome 7, ASM1957865v1, whole genome shotgun sequence genome and encodes:
- the LOC8286421 gene encoding phosphatidylinositol 3,4,5-trisphosphate 3-phosphatase and protein-tyrosine-phosphatase PTEN2A isoform X2, yielding MDSESTDASSRPRAQASHPENLSSQPPAKVSNSENPFKPSNSESQLPANAEPAANTASRADDKVGETPSSGISSHSRGSNLPQPTRPLTDSQTGSFGSTFARLTSGLGLNFSSIAPGLNESSQGSISSAQTGVLESLTKGLVDSSRSAVKAVQVKARHVVSQNKRRYQEGGYDLDMAYITENIIAMGFPAGDLSSGLFGFFEGFYRNHMEEVINFFETHHKVACFPFDDHNCPPLHLITAFCLSSFSWLKEDIQNVVVVHCKAGMGRTGVMICSLLLFLKFFPTADQAIDYFNQKRCVDGKALVLPSQIRYVKYFDRILTYFNGENQPGRRCMLRGFRLHKCPYWIRPSITISNHSGVLFSTKNHPKTKDLMPEDFWIRAPKKGIVVFALPGEPGLTELVGDFKIHFHDRHGDFYCWLNTTMTENRKILDTSDLDGFDKRKLPSPGFQIEVVMIDYDGTSPARSKVDSLNKGSDSTRNSEYGPKPSSRVTVSNQRKVSENEDDVFSDSEGEESSAPKSRQATASGVGSTQSDHTSNITAEQMRSLTHGTEQMSLGSRESSHFNASKGPSRDGNEKPPSGHGIRNLDSVGASDIKAIAADASVFSFGDEEDYESE
- the LOC8286421 gene encoding phosphatidylinositol 3,4,5-trisphosphate 3-phosphatase and protein-tyrosine-phosphatase PTEN2A isoform X1, which codes for MDSESTDASSRPRAQASHPENLSSQPPAKVSNSENPFKPSNSESQLPANAEPAANTASRADDKVGETPSSGISSHSRGSNLPQPTRPLTDSQTGSFGSTFARLTSGLGLNFSSIAPGLNESSQGSISSAQTGVLESLTKGLVDSSRSAVKAVQVKARHVVSQNKRRYQEGGYDLDMAYITENIIAMGFPAGDLSSGLFGFFEGFYRNHMEEVINFFETHHKGKYKVYNLCSERLYDASKFEGKVACFPFDDHNCPPLHLITAFCLSSFSWLKEDIQNVVVVHCKAGMGRTGVMICSLLLFLKFFPTADQAIDYFNQKRCVDGKALVLPSQIRYVKYFDRILTYFNGENQPGRRCMLRGFRLHKCPYWIRPSITISNHSGVLFSTKNHPKTKDLMPEDFWIRAPKKGIVVFALPGEPGLTELVGDFKIHFHDRHGDFYCWLNTTMTENRKILDTSDLDGFDKRKLPSPGFQIEVVMIDYDGTSPARSKVDSLNKGSDSTRNSEYGPKPSSRVTVSNQRKVSENEDDVFSDSEGEESSAPKSRQATASGVGSTQSDHTSNITAEQMRSLTHGTEQMSLGSRESSHFNASKGPSRDGNEKPPSGHGIRNLDSVGASDIKAIAADASVFSFGDEEDYESE
- the LOC8286422 gene encoding MLP-like protein 328 produces the protein MADDMKGQLEVEVEIKSSAEKFFNFWKVQPHQVPNHTPSNIQAVHVHEGDWETPGSIRIWHYTVEGKPGKLKERAELDEENKIVKLIGLEGDVFEHYKVYNPIWHPKPKNEGSLVTVAIEYEKRNSSVPVPQIYVDFMVNMTKEIDEALVKA